One segment of Desulfosudis oleivorans Hxd3 DNA contains the following:
- a CDS encoding DUF362 domain-containing protein: MEYKTTVAIVRTADYEGLDAAVAEALSLIGADRYIAPDDTVLFKPNLLMRIRNACTEADFLAAVARFIRPLNANLKAGDSPGQFRHRAASVMRGVGMDAVLEAEKIAYAEFESGGVLVENPKARHMKRFHIAKPVVEADCIVNLCRPKSHIEAAYTGAVKNYWGIIPGGEKARCHLHGRNPAEFGHVLADNYEAFLAQGKKRIVVMDARKLMEGPGGPANGFMRPVGLVLAGYDEAAVDMVMLAIGRIDGVRAVPHLAACRERGLGVTDMDEIEIKGLSIETVQLKRKAGITSTTTASLLNNFIARTVIYKYMRRMPVLKKKETCVMCGDCFNICPNRAIVWEKQQTPVFEKEKCVSCLCCVECCPQQALEASPAGLSGFFLKYPEITPPHPEQTT, translated from the coding sequence ATGGAATACAAGACCACCGTTGCCATTGTCCGGACCGCCGATTATGAAGGTCTTGATGCGGCGGTCGCCGAGGCCCTCTCCCTGATCGGGGCAGACCGTTACATCGCGCCCGACGACACTGTTCTGTTCAAACCCAACCTGCTGATGAGAATCCGCAACGCCTGCACGGAAGCCGACTTTCTTGCCGCCGTGGCCCGGTTTATCCGGCCGCTCAACGCCAACCTGAAGGCGGGCGACTCGCCGGGCCAGTTTCGGCACCGGGCCGCCAGCGTCATGCGTGGTGTGGGCATGGACGCCGTGCTGGAAGCAGAAAAAATCGCCTATGCCGAATTTGAGTCGGGCGGGGTGCTGGTAGAAAACCCTAAAGCCCGCCACATGAAGCGGTTTCACATCGCCAAACCCGTGGTGGAGGCGGACTGCATCGTCAACCTGTGCCGGCCCAAGTCCCACATTGAGGCCGCCTACACCGGGGCCGTGAAAAACTACTGGGGGATCATTCCCGGCGGGGAAAAGGCCCGGTGCCACCTGCACGGCAGAAACCCGGCCGAGTTCGGCCATGTGCTGGCCGACAACTACGAGGCTTTTCTGGCCCAGGGCAAAAAACGGATCGTGGTGATGGATGCCCGAAAACTCATGGAAGGCCCGGGCGGCCCGGCCAACGGGTTCATGCGGCCCGTGGGACTGGTGCTGGCCGGGTATGACGAGGCGGCCGTGGACATGGTGATGCTGGCCATCGGCCGCATTGACGGGGTTCGGGCCGTTCCCCACCTGGCCGCATGCCGCGAACGGGGACTGGGCGTCACAGACATGGATGAAATCGAGATCAAGGGGCTTTCCATTGAGACGGTACAACTGAAACGCAAGGCGGGCATCACCTCCACCACCACGGCCAGCCTGTTGAACAATTTTATCGCCCGGACCGTGATTTACAAGTACATGCGACGCATGCCGGTGCTGAAGAAAAAAGAAACCTGCGTGATGTGCGGGGACTGTTTTAACATCTGCCCCAACCGGGCCATTGTGTGGGAAAAACAGCAGACCCCGGTGTTTGAAAAGGAAAAATGCGTCAGCTGCCTGTGCTGCGTGGAGTGCTGCCCCCAGCAGGCACTGGAGGCAAGTCCTGCCGGCCTTTCCGGATTTTTTCTCAAATACCCGGAGATCACGCCGCCCCACCCCGAACAGACCACATGA